A region from the Engraulis encrasicolus isolate BLACKSEA-1 chromosome 18, IST_EnEncr_1.0, whole genome shotgun sequence genome encodes:
- the LOC134468595 gene encoding trans-L-3-hydroxyproline dehydratase — protein MDMPRLPPHDGSVLSVVDMHTGGEPLRIITSGYPEIVGDTVLSKRRFVRQNLDHLRKVLMFEPRGHYDMYGALLVQSELPEADLGVLFMHNEGYSTMCGHAVIALGRYAVDYGLVKSPCSPETQVNIHCPCGLVKAFVEYSDGKTGAVRFHSVPAFAFATDVKVTVPGHGEVVVDISYGGAFYAFVSAERFGLDVNTSRTRDLVDAATAVTNAVKSQVELQHPEHKDLSFLYGTILTDGKDSFSEEPTANVCVFADAQVDRSPTGSGVTARIALQHHKGLIQLDQTRTFKSGATGSLFTGKAVQETRCGEFRAVVVEVGGRAHYSGVASFVQETGDNLSQGFLLR, from the exons ATGGACATGCCACGTCTTCCACCTCACGATGGCTCGGTTTTGTCTGTCGTGGACATGCACACGGGAGGCGAGCCTCTGCGTATCATCACCAGTGGTTACCCAGAGATAGTTGGCGACACGGTGCTATCCAAGCGACGCTTCGTGCGTCAGAACCTGGACCATCTTAGAAAAGTGCTGATGTTCGAGCCCCGGGGTCATTATGATATGTATGGTGCCCTGTTGGTCCAAAGCGAGCTACCCGAAGCGGACCTGGGAGTCCTTTTCATGCACAATGAAGGGTACAGTACAATGTGTGGACACGCAGTCATTGCGCTTGGCCGTTACGCAGTAGATTATGGTCTTGTGAAAAGCCCCTGCTCTCCGGAAACACAGGTGAACATCCACTGTCCTTGCGGATTGGTGAAGGCCTTCGTAGAGTACTCTGATGGGAAGACGGGAGCTGTGAGGTTTCACAGCGTCCCCGCTTTCGCTTTTGCCACag ATGTGAAAGTCACTGTGCCTGGACACGGTGAGGTTGTAGTTGACATCAGCTATGGAGGGGCCTTCTATGCTTTTGTCAGCGCTGAAAGATTCGGGCTTGACGTCAACACCTCTAGGACAAGAGACCTGGTCGATGCAGCTACAGCAGTGACCAATGCTGTCAAATCTCAG GTGGAGCTGCAACATCCAGAGCATAAAGATTTGTCCTTCCTTTATGGGACCATCCTCACTGATGGCAAAGACAGCTTCTCAGAAGAGCCCACCGCAAATGTCTGTGTGTTCGCTGATGCACAG GTTGACCGCAGTCCAACAGGGTCCGGAGTGACCGCTCGCATCGCTCTCCAGCACCACAAGGGCCTGATCCAGCTCGACCAGACCAGAACCTTCAAGAGTGGAGCCACAGGCTCATTATTCACTGGCAAAGCTGTCCAG GAAACCAGGTGTGGAGAGTTCCgcgcggtggtggtggaggtcggGGGTCGTGCCCACTACTCGGGAGTGGCCAGCTTCGTACAGGAGACAGGCGACAACCTCAGCCAAGGATTCCTCCTCAGATAG